The genomic interval CGCTTGTAACCACCACATTATAGAATCAATCTCTTTTTAAGAAACACTGCTCCAGGATGCCCCCAGTTGCATTCGGATCATTAACCTCAACCTTGCTCCAAACAACCCTCCTCAGACTCCCGCTATACAGATAAAGGGTTCCAATATCTTTGTGATTTGTTGATCACAGCCATCGACGTCACCAGGACTCCACTTCTCCATAACCCCCTACTTCTTcctttttttagtatttttatcattttatttatccttaCTTAGAAGCCAATCATCTAGCCTTATTAGGCCCTTAGAGCCGCACTAGATTTTAgcctcttaatattttttttccctataCGCTATAGTAAGATATGCCTTTTCAAACCTTCTATTAGATCCCTTGAGAACTTTTCATTGGTCCCATACTTCCTTAAGAAGCACTCTCGACGTGAAAAACCACAGGTACACACAATACACTTCCAACAGCAAAAAGTAAGGCCTCTTACAATCACCTCTCATCAAAATTCGTTTCGCATAAATGCCACTTCTAGTATTAACCTACTCATTCCAAAGGACCCCTCACGATATTCGTGGTAGAGACCCCCAAACAAGATAAGAAGGAAACCCCCTTGAGGACAAAATCCCTAACACTCTCTTACCGTAAAAGAAACATGTAGGCAAAAGGTATTAACAGCACTACCTCTACATCAAAACACGACGAACAAAACTGCTACTAGAAAGAATCGGATAGAAAAGGGCCTCCCGAGCTCTTCCAATAGGCCTCAAATCCACACTCATATGGGACTGCACTTTTTCTCGGTCTAGACCCCCCGCTTTTCCCTTAGTAGCATAAATAACCCcgtaaacaaaaaagacacaatgcagACAAACGCAACTCTTAACCCCATAACCATTCTTCTAGAAAAACTTATGGAAGTGTCTTTAGCTCCCAAAGCAGCTCCCAAagccaatattttattttaaactatatctAGCTAAAAAAGGGTTGACACCACTAATAGCCCCACAACCTATCGTTCTTAAATTAAACTACTTTTTTATAAGGAAAAATGGTACAAGccatttataacaaagttagCAGCCCTATTATGTTAATTAACTTCCTCACTTAAGAATGAAAACCTAGGCTTAATAATTAGATGCAAaccaatccttttttttaaagtaccatTCTACAAAAAGGAGGTAACAACTACCTATAGttatgtttgaaacaaaatattttattttaaattacctttttatCATACTTTTGTGGTTTTACCCACTCTTTTTGAGCCGAAATCAAAACGCCCCTGGCCTAAAAGCAGTTTCTAAATAAATCTCACCAAGATCAATGCCCCCCCTGCTAGGTTAGCCCCGATCACTATCCTCCACATAATCTTGAATTCTGCTTTGTTTTTGTCTACTAACCTTTTTATTACTATcctataaaaaaagtcaatgtaGAATTTTAGCCTGATTACTGAACCTATAATACAAGCCACGATTACAGCCCTTCCTCTCATTAGAAACACCAATACTTTCGCTAGAAAGCCAAGGAAAGGAGGCATCCCCATCAGTATCAGTAACCCTATACCCCTCGCGGCTCTACTAATCTGACCGcccattcttgttttgtttattattgagcACCCATAAAAAAACAGCCCTACCGACAGCGAGTAAACTGCAAAATACCCTACAAAGACTACTCTTGACCATGTGAGCCCTAACAGCATTCATGATGTATGCACAAACGACGAGTACGCGCTTATTACTCGTACTGAATTCTGGTTAAGGCCCCCTACTGCCCCAATTCCAGCTATCAATACAATTACTACTCACAACCCCTTAGAGGgtataattattgataaaaagacaAGGGGGGCGACTTTTTGCCAAGTTAATATTAACCCTCTTGCTAACCATCTGCTGTTCTTAATAATTGAAGGGACCCACGAATGTAGCGGGAAAACGCCAGATTTTAACACTGTACCCGCCCCCCTTATCACCAGCCCTCTCACTACGTGCTGCTCTATCAAGGTTACAAAACCCACTAGTATCAGAATTGACCCCGTTCTTTGtaccacaaaatattttacacaggGCTCAGGACTATAGTGACCATCAGGGTTTATAATTACAAGAAATCCATACAGATTTAGCTCTAAACCGAGTCACACCCCTACTATCTCTTCTCTTCTAACCCTAAGAATTGTCCCGATCAATATTACCCCTAATCTCACTAATTTTATAGGTCTTACCACAAAGCTTACCATTTCAAGTAAAGGTTACTTATAACACTTGAAAATCATAGGTCTTCTGTCCTTAATTAGACTACTTTACTCAGACTAGTAAGCGCTTGGAATCGCTTTGGTACttgatttcaaatcaaaactgtTTAACTAGTCTGTATGACTcctatttttaaccttttaaatgGTCAGGAATCTTATATCAGGACGGAGCATGCTCTTCTTGAATGTACGCATACCACGAAGGCTTTGCGTCTGGGTACTTAAACGTATAGACGTCCCCGTCTCATATTTTGAACCACCACATGTATAACCATCCTCCAAACCACACATATACTAAACATCATAATGCtacccataccacatctacgAAGTGTCAGTACCAAATGCAAGCCTCAAAACCAAAGTGCCGTTGACTGGAAAACTCCCCACGCCATAGTCGGACTAACCTCACCATTAGTCAAAGAGTCCCCACAACTACGTGCATTCCATGAAACCCAGTTAGTAAATAAAACACTCTTCCATACACCCTATCTGCAATAGTGTATGAGTTTCAGTAGTATTCTCGAAGTTGCACTAGGAAGAACACAGTCCCACATAAAATTGTTACCACTAGGCCAATAAATGGCCCAACATCATAATCCTTCAAACGCATTCTCTTATGGGCTTGAGTTACGAATAACCCCCTCCTAATTAAAAGACCTGTCTCGAACAGCCTTGTCGACGACGGGTTTGGCGTGCGGATCCCTGGAGGGGGTCATCGCATCCCTAGTTCACACGAGGGTCTTAAGGCATTATGGAAGAAagtccaaaaaaaagaaaagaagaacatTACTTCAGACAGAATAAAAAGGGCAACTCCATCACGAAATCTCTTGATTACGAAGCGAGTATGAAACCCAATATCTCCCTCACGAATTAAGTCTCGCCATCATCTAAAAGTTCTCAATAGTATACACCCCAACCTCATTCCTATTAATAGAAATCTGGGAGTTCGATGCAGTCACAAAATTAACCCTACCGCTATTCCGTTTGCCGAGATAGCCACAAAAAAGGGCCACGGACTTGGACCTGGTACATAGTAACGAGAATAAGGATTACGATTCATTGTTTAgggtataaacataaacataaagttcAGCGGTATCCAATGAGCCGCCAGAACAAAAACATCACAAACTCTTCTCAAGTTTAAGGACTCCCTGTGTGACACCCCCTTCCCGTGACAACAACTTCCATATAGGTATAGTCTAAAACATGCCCTAATAAAGCTTATCAGACCCAGGATAAGCAGGAACACTCCACTTATTCACCCTCCCACGCCGAAAACGAGGATTTCCCCAAATAAGTTTAGACTAGGAGGGGCTGCTATGTTGCTTGATCTTAACAGGAAACACATTAAGACTAGACTTGGGCAGACTAACAAGCCCCCTTTATTTATTACTAGCAGACGCGAGTGCCTCATCTTATAGATAGCATTCACATACCTGAACAAACCTGATGAACACAACCCATGCCCGATCATAATAATAATGGCCCCCACTACCCCTAATACCGTGTTGCTAAGCACTCCTAATAGCACAAGCCTCATATGCGCTACAGAGGAATATGCTACCAAACATTTTAGGTCCACTTGCCGTACACACGCTAATCCTGCGTAGACACCTCCTGCCAAGTTCACCACTAGTAGCAGCACAAAAAAAACGC from Mytilus trossulus isolate FHL-02 unplaced genomic scaffold, PNRI_Mtr1.1.1.hap1 h1tg001386l__unscaffolded, whole genome shotgun sequence carries:
- the LOC134704392 gene encoding LOW QUALITY PROTEIN: NADH-ubiquinone oxidoreductase chain 2-like (The sequence of the model RefSeq protein was modified relative to this genomic sequence to represent the inferred CDS: substituted 3 bases at 3 genomic stop codons) translates to MVSFVVRPIKLVRLGVILIGTILRVRREEIVGVXLGLELNLYGFLVIINPDGHYSPEPCVKYFVVQRTGSILILVGFVTLIEQHVVRGLVIRGAGTVLKSGVFPLHSWVPSIIKNSRWLARGLILTWQKVAPLVFLSIIIPSKGLXVVIVLIAGIGAVGGLNQNSVRVISAYSSFVHTSXMLLGLTWSRVVFVGYFAVYSLSVGLFFYGCSIINKTRMGGQISRAARGIGLLILMGMPPFLGFLAKVLVFLMRGRAVIVACIIGSVIRLKFYIDFFYRIVIKRLVDKNKAEFKIMWRIVIGANLAGGALILVRFI
- the LOC134704390 gene encoding LOW QUALITY PROTEIN: cytochrome c oxidase subunit 3-like (The sequence of the model RefSeq protein was modified relative to this genomic sequence to represent the inferred CDS: substituted 9 bases at 9 genomic stop codons) — protein: MNRNPYSRYYVPGPSPWPFFVAISANGIAVGLILXLHRTPRFLLIGMRLGCILLRTFRXWRDLIREGDIGFHTRFVIKRFRDGVALFILSEVMFFFSFFWTFFHNALRPSCELGMRXPPPGIRTPNPSSTRLFETGLLIRRGLFVTQAHKRMRLKDYDVGPFIGLVVTILCGTVFFLVQLREYYXNSYTIADRVYGRVFYLLTGFHGMHVVVGTLXLMVRLVRLWRGEFSSQRHFGFEACIWYXHFVDVVWVALXCLVYVWFGGWLYMWWFKIXDGDVYTFKYPDAKPSWYAYIQEEHAPSXYKIPDHLKG